The sequence AGGCAATCCCTGCACTTTGTTGAATTGCAGATAATTGAATTCGGGTAATTTGCTTCTTAAATAGGAAGCAAACTGGCCGAGGTTCAGTTCGCAAACAATTATCTTTTTGAAATTGCGGAAGATTTCGGAAACATTGTTCGGCAAAGGATTGATATAGTTGAACTGGGCAAGGCTGATGCTTTTACCTTCCTCAATCATTTCCTGCACGCCGGTGTAAAGAGCTCCGTAAGTTCCGCCCCAACCCACAACAAGCAGGTCGCCGCTTTCATTGCCAATAACTTCCTGGCGGGGAATAAAGTTTGCCACTTTGGCAACCTTGTCATTCCTCAGGATTGTCATCTTTTCATGGTTGTACGGATCATAAGAAATCACCCCTGTGATATCCGATTTTTCAAGTCCCCCAACCCTGTGCCTCAACCCGGGCTGACCCGGCAATGCCCATGACCGGGCAAGAGTTTCAATATCCCTTGCATAGGGTTTGTAATCCGGATCATCATCTTTTACAAGCCTTGCCTTGATTTCAGGAAGGTCTTTCACTGCAGGAATTTTCCACAATTCCGATCCGTTGGCAAGGTAACCGTCTGAAAGCAGGATTACAGGAGTCATATGTTCAATGGCAATCCGTGCGGCCTCGAAAGCATATTCAAAGCAGTTGGCGGGTGTTGAAGAAGCCAGTACAACAACCTGGCATTCCCCGTGCCGTCCATACAATGCCTGCATCAGGTCACTCTGTTCTGTTTTTGTGGGAAGTCCTGTTGACGGTCCGCCCCGCTGAACATCCACCACCACCAGCGGAAGTTCGGTAATCACGGCCAATCCGAGGCCCTCACTTTTAAGTGACAAACCCGGTCCTGATGTGGATGAAACGGCCAGGCAACCGGCAAAGGCAGCTCCAATTGCCGAACATATGCCAGCTATTTCATCTTCAGCCTGGAAGGCAACAACTCCCAGGCTTTTCATTTTGGTAAGTTCCTGCAATATTTCCGAAGCAGGGGTTATCGGATAGGAGCCAAGGAATAGGGTCCGTTTTGCCCTTTCAGCAGCAGCAACCAATCCCCAGGCTATGGCTACGTTTCCGGTCATATTCCGGTAAAGTCCGGCACCCTTCTCGGCTGGTTTCACTTTGTAAGTGGCCTCAATGGCTTCCACCGTTTCAGCATAGTTATAGCCTGCATGAAGCACAGCCAGGTTTGCCTTTACAAGATCCGGTTTTTTCTTAAAGCGATCTTTCAGGAATGCTTCGCCAATCTTTACATCGCGGTTGAAGAGCCAGAAAAGAATACCAGCTACAAACTGATTCTTTGTCTTATCAGCAACCCGGGCGTCAAGGCCGAACTGCTTAACCACATCCCTGGTCATTTCAGTGATGGGTGCCTCAACTACATTATATCCTTCGAGGGAACCATCCTTCAGCGGATCTTCGATGTAATCCGCTTTTTTGTAATGTCGTGAATCGAAATTATCAATGTCAATAATAATCGTTGCCCCCGGACGCAGCCATCTCATATTTGCCTTGAGGGCTGCAGGATTCATAGCTACCAGTACATCGGCAAGGTCACCCGGCGTTTGCACCTCTTTGTGACCAATGTGTACCTGGAAACCTGAAACTCCGGCAACTGTTCCCTGGGGTGCACGTATTTCTGCAGGATAGTCCGGAAAAGTGGCCAGATCATTTCCTACAAAGGCCGATGTATCAGAAAACTGGGCTCCTGTGAGCTGAATGCCGTCACCTGAATCACCCGCAAATTTTACAACTACATCGTCTCGTTCAATTATTTTTACCCTTTTTTTCATTCCGAATTAAACTGTTATACATATAAACAATGTTACTTATTTCTGTTTAATCTAGCTATGACGTAAGCCAGCAAATTGGCAGATTATGATATAAATCACCTGTTCTGTTATCTTTGCATAAAATTTATTTTGATGGGTTTGATTAAAACGGTCAGGGGTTTTACGCCGCAACTCGGAAAAGAGTGTTATGTTTCGGATACGGCTGTAATTATAGGGGATGTTATTGCCGGCGACCAGTGCAGTTTCTGGTTTAACGTGGTGATCAGGGGCGATGTAAATTCAATACGGATAGGAAACAAGGTAAATATCCAGGATGGCACCGTTCTGCATACGCTCTACCAGCGGTCAGTGATTGAAATCGGCAACCATGTTTCAATTGGTCATAACGCAGTGATCCACGGAGCAAAGATCATGGATAATGTGCTGATTGGTATGGGCGCGATTGTGCTGGATCATGCAGAAATCGGGGAAAATTCGATTATTGCAGCAGGATCCGTTGTACTGACAGGAACTAAGGTTGAACCCGGAAGCATTTATGCCGGTGTGCCGGCCAAACGGGTTAAGGATGTAGACCCGCAGCAGGCCGCTGAAATGATCAACCGCATAGCGAATGATTATATCATGTACGCGGGGTGGTTTAAGGAGGAATGATGCTGAATGCTGGATGCCGGATACCGGAAAGAGCCGTCATTGCAAGGAGCATGACAAAACTTTGATTATACCCTGATATCTTGTCGACGAAGCAATCTGCCCGAACAGGAAGAGCTTTGCAAAGAGTGATATTTAAGGTTTTTCCTCGTTAGGTATTGCCTGTGCGGGCAGATTGCTTCGTCGCAGTATATCTTACTATAATCACAGTTTATGAATTGCTCCTCGCAATGACGGCGGTTACAGCCTAATTCCACAAATTTACCTTCTCCAGCTCAATCACCTCTTCAAAAAACAACTTTGAAATCACCTGGAAGTAGTCGGTGTAATCGGATACGAGGAAACGGTGATGCGGATTGGGATCATTGTTGAGCTCGTTCTTTTCTGTTAGCAGGTTACGCAGGTGATTGGCAACAATCTTCGACGAATCGATTACATCTACATTGAAATTAAAGAACTTGTTAATCTGGTTTTTAATAATCGGGTAATGAGTGCAACCAAGGATCAGGGAATCAATATGTTCGAAATCGGGTTTTGACAGGTAGCTGCGGATGATCGCGTTGCTGATGTCATCAAAAATAAACCCTTCTTCAATCATCGGAACCAGCATAGGCGTTGCCAGGGAGGCAACCGAAATATGCGGGTTAAGGGCAATGATCTTGCTTACATAGGTTCCGCTGTTAATAGTACCTTTAGTTCCGATAACACCTACATGTTTGTATTTCTTTCTTGATGCAACGTATTCGACAACAGGGTTGATTACATCCACTACAAGCGCATTGGAACCGGCCTCCTTTATTATGGCATCATAGGCATTGGCCGAGGCGGTATTGCAGGCAACCACAACCACTTTACACTGTTGTTCAAGCAGGTATTGTGTTATGCGTGCCGAATAACCGATGATGGTCTCCTTTGATTTATCGCCGTAAGGCAAATGGGCGGTATCACCGAAATATATGAGCCGTTCATTGGGCAACAACTGCCTGATGGCGTTGGCCACTGTCAGACCGCCTACCCCCGAATCGAATACTCCGATTGGCTTGTTATTATTGTTCATCCTGCTAGTAAAAAAATGCAGGGACAGATAGCGACCTGTCCCTGCAGATGGGACTGCAATGTCCCTTGATTATATTATTATCCGGTTTATTTCAGTCCGAGCTTGGTTTTAACAAGCGGCAGAATATCCTGTGATTCAGGAGCCGTATACACGATCATTCCTCCGGCTGTATCAAAAATATAGGTGAAACCGTTTTCAGCGGCTACATCATTAACAGCTTTTATGGCTTTATCCTGGATGGGTTTGAATAATTCAGCCCTTTTATCGCTTAATGATTTATCGGCTTCCTGTTGGAAAGTCTGGCTTCTCTGGTTCAGGCTTGCTAATTCTTCCTGTTTTGAATTTAAAATCACAGGATTAACATTCGGATCATTAGATAATTTAGTGTATTCATCGTATTTCTTATTGAATTCAACCTGCAATTCTTCCAGTGTCTGCTGCATTACAGCGGCTTCACGCTCAAGTTTTTTCTGTGCGCTGTCGCTTTCCGGCATGGCGGCGAAAACAAGCCGGCTGTCGATGTGCCCTATCTTGAGCGGATTTTGAGCGAAAATACTCCCAGAGGTTAATACTAAACCTGCAATTATCAGTAATCCAAATACTTTTTTCATCATTTTTAAATTAAGGAAACAAATGTAATAATTTAATTTTTATAACCGAGTTTCTGAAGCACTTCGTCACTTATATCGTACCTCGGGTTTGTATAGATCATTGAAGCACCGCTTGATGTATCGAAAATGGCGGCATAGCCGTTTTCAGTTGCAAGATCCTTGATCGCATTATAAACATCATCCTGGATAGGTTCAATGAGTTCCTGGCGTTTTTTGAAAAGTGCACCTTCCTGGCCAAAATAGTTTTTCTGCAGTTCCTTGGCTTCTTTTTCCTTGTTGACAATGGCGTCTTCTCTTTGTTTTCTCATATCCTCTGAAAGCAATACCCGTTCAGCCTGGTAATCCTTATACATTTTTTCAATGTCGGCATATTTGGCTTCCACTTCTTTCTGCCATTCCTGCGACTGCTTGTCGAGTTGGTCCTGGGCAGCCTTGTAATTCGGAATATTATTCAATATGTATTCCGTATCCACAAAGGCATATTTTTGTGCAACGGTAATTCCAAGGGATAGGAGCAAACCGGCCAGCAAAATATATACTCTTTTCATAGTGATGTTTTTAAGATTTAAAAATTGTATCTGGTTAGGATATATCAAATTCAATACCAAATTTAACATTTAGAAATTTTGTCCCATGGTAAAGTGAAATTCACCTCCATGACGTCCCTTATTAATATCGCTTCCCGAAATGCTGCTGTTTGGCATATCGAAGCCATATCCCCAGTCGATGCCCAGCATTCCGAACATCGGCAGGAATGCTCTTATGCCAACGCCGGCCGAACGTTTAATGCTGAACGGGTTGAAATCTTCAAATTTTGACCATGCATTACCTCCTTCAATAAAGGCAAGTCCGAATATGGTGGCCGAAGGATTCAGTGAGAAGGGATAACGCAGCTCCATCGTATACTTGATATAGACGTTACCATCATCTATGCTGGTTCCGTTACGAATAGTTGTGGGAGTAATGCTTCCTTCAGAATATCCGCGCAATGCAACAATATCGGTACCGTAAAGATTATAGCCCATCATACCGCTACCTCCGACATCAAACTTTTCAAATGGTGATGTTCCGATATCGGGATTGTAAAAGCCCAGGTATCCGAATTCAGATTTTGCCGATATAACAAGGTCCTTTACAATTTTTGTATACCATGCGCCATTGAAGGTCCATTTATGATATTCGATAAACTTAAATTTATTTGAGTTCTCGCGGTCAGCAACCTTCTGTTGTTTGGCGAGTTCTATTTCTTTTTCACCATACCGTGTATCGCCTTCATATTGTTTTCCGACCTGGTCCCTTATTTGTAACACCTCATTATCTGTCAATTTCCAGAATCCGTCCTTTTTGAAAAGTGAGTAAGGCGGAGTCAGCTTCACTCCGAATGAGAACGCCGAACCTCTGCGCGGATAAATCATCTGGTCCTGTGAACTGCGCGAAAGCGATATGTTAAAGTCAATAATCTGTGATAAACCGTCTGTGATCAGGAAGTAACTCGAGTAGTTGTTCAGCATATAGCGCTGGTATTCGAGTTCGGTATACAGCACAAAATAGTCATCGGGCCATTTAAGTCTTCTGCCTAAACCTACCGAAGATCCAAGTACTTTGAAATAACCGTCTGATCGGGCATCGCGAAATGTACGGTAAGGATGGGTGACCGTGTAATATAGCGATGTGGAGAAACTGTTGGGTTTTTTGCCTCCAAACCATGGTTCCACAAATGAAATGTTATACGCCTGGTAAAACCGGCCGTTTGATTGTGCCCTTACCGATAAAGTCTGACCGTCACCGGTTGGAACAGGCCGCCACGCTTTGGGATCAAGTATTTTGCGGGCTGAAAAATTCGAAAAGCGAAGTCCGATCGTACCTACAAAACCGTAGCCTCCCCATCCGCCGGATACCTCGAGCTGGTCGTTTGATCGTTCTTCCACCGAATATTCTATGTCGACTGTACCGTCAGCAGGATTCGGAAGAATATTCGGCACAATGTTTTCAGGATTGAAATGCCCCATTGCAGCCAGTTCTCTTACCGAACGGATAATGAGGGTTCTGCTGAAAAGATCTCCCGGCACTGTTCTTACCTCACGCCGGATCACATGTTCGTTTGTTTTTGTATTTCCTTTAACAAGCACACGGTTAATGTTGGCCGGATTTCCCTCGATTATACGAACTTCAAGGTCAATTGAGTCCTGGTCGATATTGATTTCAACGGGTTCAACCGAAGAAAACAGGTAACCTTCATCCATATACTGCGACTGCACTGCATCATCATCCGTTCTCAACCTCTTATCAAGGAATTCCTGGTCATAAACATCGCCTTTTTTCATACTTAGTACCCTGCCCAAAGACTCCGATGAATGCTTTGTATTGCCAACCCATGATATGTTTCTGATAAAATATTGCTGGCCTTCCTCTATTGTTAATTCAAGCCCGATACGTTTATTATTGAGGTCGACAAGTTTTTCGCTCAGGATCTGGGCATCCCGGTATCCGTGTTTATTATAGAAACCTATAAATTTCTTTTTATCCTCCTTGTATTGTTCATCGATATACTTTGAAGGTTTAAAAATATTGATGCTTTTCTGTTTTGTTTTTTTCATGGTTCTCCTCAGGCGCCTGTCGGTAAAAGCTTCATTGCCTGTGAAGGTTATGTCGGAAATTTTTACCCTCTTACCTTTGTTTACTATGATGTCGAGGAATACCTTGTTACCCGGAGATGTATCTGCTTTCTGAACAAAGTCAACATTTACCTTGAAAAAGCCTTTATCAACGAAATGCTTTTTAATGATGGTGACCGTGTTATTC is a genomic window of Bacteroidales bacterium containing:
- a CDS encoding 2-oxoacid:acceptor oxidoreductase subunit alpha, with translation MKKRVKIIERDDVVVKFAGDSGDGIQLTGAQFSDTSAFVGNDLATFPDYPAEIRAPQGTVAGVSGFQVHIGHKEVQTPGDLADVLVAMNPAALKANMRWLRPGATIIIDIDNFDSRHYKKADYIEDPLKDGSLEGYNVVEAPITEMTRDVVKQFGLDARVADKTKNQFVAGILFWLFNRDVKIGEAFLKDRFKKKPDLVKANLAVLHAGYNYAETVEAIEATYKVKPAEKGAGLYRNMTGNVAIAWGLVAAAERAKRTLFLGSYPITPASEILQELTKMKSLGVVAFQAEDEIAGICSAIGAAFAGCLAVSSTSGPGLSLKSEGLGLAVITELPLVVVDVQRGGPSTGLPTKTEQSDLMQALYGRHGECQVVVLASSTPANCFEYAFEAARIAIEHMTPVILLSDGYLANGSELWKIPAVKDLPEIKARLVKDDDPDYKPYARDIETLARSWALPGQPGLRHRVGGLEKSDITGVISYDPYNHEKMTILRNDKVAKVANFIPRQEVIGNESGDLLVVGWGGTYGALYTGVQEMIEEGKSISLAQFNYINPLPNNVSEIFRNFKKIIVCELNLGQFASYLRSKLPEFNYLQFNKVQGLPFMISELKEKFNDVLMTPENHGK
- a CDS encoding gamma carbonic anhydrase family protein — protein: MGLIKTVRGFTPQLGKECYVSDTAVIIGDVIAGDQCSFWFNVVIRGDVNSIRIGNKVNIQDGTVLHTLYQRSVIEIGNHVSIGHNAVIHGAKIMDNVLIGMGAIVLDHAEIGENSIIAAGSVVLTGTKVEPGSIYAGVPAKRVKDVDPQQAAEMINRIANDYIMYAGWFKEE
- the murI gene encoding glutamate racemase — protein: MNNNNKPIGVFDSGVGGLTVANAIRQLLPNERLIYFGDTAHLPYGDKSKETIIGYSARITQYLLEQQCKVVVVACNTASANAYDAIIKEAGSNALVVDVINPVVEYVASRKKYKHVGVIGTKGTINSGTYVSKIIALNPHISVASLATPMLVPMIEEGFIFDDISNAIIRSYLSKPDFEHIDSLILGCTHYPIIKNQINKFFNFNVDVIDSSKIVANHLRNLLTEKNELNNDPNPHHRFLVSDYTDYFQVISKLFFEEVIELEKVNLWN
- a CDS encoding OmpH family outer membrane protein codes for the protein MKKVFGLLIIAGLVLTSGSIFAQNPLKIGHIDSRLVFAAMPESDSAQKKLEREAAVMQQTLEELQVEFNKKYDEYTKLSNDPNVNPVILNSKQEELASLNQRSQTFQQEADKSLSDKRAELFKPIQDKAIKAVNDVAAENGFTYIFDTAGGMIVYTAPESQDILPLVKTKLGLK
- a CDS encoding OmpH family outer membrane protein, with amino-acid sequence MKRVYILLAGLLLSLGITVAQKYAFVDTEYILNNIPNYKAAQDQLDKQSQEWQKEVEAKYADIEKMYKDYQAERVLLSEDMRKQREDAIVNKEKEAKELQKNYFGQEGALFKKRQELIEPIQDDVYNAIKDLATENGYAAIFDTSSGASMIYTNPRYDISDEVLQKLGYKN
- the bamA gene encoding outer membrane protein assembly factor BamA; translated protein: MKKSLSALILILFTVHVFSQTPEPVNSYMEYDAQNIRTFIIKDIQVTGVKFLQTTYLVNISGLSVGQEIDVPGDAISKAIDKFWSLGLFSDVKVIATKIEGRYISLEIQLAEQPRLAKLTIKGLKKNDTKDVDEKIKLKPGNQITENVLNNTVTIIKKHFVDKGFFKVNVDFVQKADTSPGNKVFLDIIVNKGKRVKISDITFTGNEAFTDRRLRRTMKKTKQKSINIFKPSKYIDEQYKEDKKKFIGFYNKHGYRDAQILSEKLVDLNNKRIGLELTIEEGQQYFIRNISWVGNTKHSSESLGRVLSMKKGDVYDQEFLDKRLRTDDDAVQSQYMDEGYLFSSVEPVEINIDQDSIDLEVRIIEGNPANINRVLVKGNTKTNEHVIRREVRTVPGDLFSRTLIIRSVRELAAMGHFNPENIVPNILPNPADGTVDIEYSVEERSNDQLEVSGGWGGYGFVGTIGLRFSNFSARKILDPKAWRPVPTGDGQTLSVRAQSNGRFYQAYNISFVEPWFGGKKPNSFSTSLYYTVTHPYRTFRDARSDGYFKVLGSSVGLGRRLKWPDDYFVLYTELEYQRYMLNNYSSYFLITDGLSQIIDFNISLSRSSQDQMIYPRRGSAFSFGVKLTPPYSLFKKDGFWKLTDNEVLQIRDQVGKQYEGDTRYGEKEIELAKQQKVADRENSNKFKFIEYHKWTFNGAWYTKIVKDLVISAKSEFGYLGFYNPDIGTSPFEKFDVGGSGMMGYNLYGTDIVALRGYSEGSITPTTIRNGTSIDDGNVYIKYTMELRYPFSLNPSATIFGLAFIEGGNAWSKFEDFNPFSIKRSAGVGIRAFLPMFGMLGIDWGYGFDMPNSSISGSDINKGRHGGEFHFTMGQNF